CGTCGCCCTGCGGGCTGCTGACCACCCAGGGCTCCCCCACGTGGTCATCTCGACCACTCACGGGCGAGCAGCCACCCGGCTCGATGTTCCCCTCCCACCGCAGGTCGCCATCGTCAGGATCGAGCGTGTCGAGGAAGCACCGGCTCACGACATGCACCCCGCCGGCCGATGTCACCGGCGCCGAGATCGCTCCATGGGGACTCGTCCACCGCCACCGCTCGACCAAGCTCCCGAAGCTCTCGTTGATGACGTCGTCGTGGGTGACGTTCGTCCGGTCCGAGTTCGCCCCCGGGACCGGCCAGCACCCCGCCAGAGCCACCACACCCACACCCACCACAACCCCACGCACCAGCAGTTTCATCGATCCCCTCCGCACCCCTTCTTCCCAAGCGGCCCGACGCTACAACGCGCACCCCGGGGGCCGACATCCGCCACCCCAGCGCCTGTCATCGGATCCTCCGACCAACGAGCCAACGCTCGACCGGGCCCGCTCCGACCCGCACAGAACATCGATCGGTGGAGGCCTGGCAGATGGCACGTAACCGGCGCTATCGAGCCGGGTCGGCTGCTGCAGTGGGGCCGGACTAGGACGGTTGATGTGGCCGTGGTCCCGCAGGTTTCTGGCCGGTGGGTCCTGCGTGCTGAACCCATCTGGGGGCCGCTGCGCGTCCGGTCCGAGCTGCGATCTATCGTCGTCCCGTCGGCAGGTCGTAGGACGCAACGAGCCCGCGGGGCATCACGCCTCTCGGCGGGAGCGGGCTCGGGCCAGCCCACCGAGGACCAAGGCGATCAGCCCAGTCACGATCGCCACGATCGCTCCGCCCAGCCCGTTGCCGGTCCCGACGCTGCCGTCGGACGTGGCGATGACTAGCCCACCAAGAACGATGGCGATCAGGCCCAGGATCATGCTGGTACGAGGGGCCGAGCCGGTACCGCCGGCGGAGCGGGCCAATGCCCGCCCACCGAGGAAGATGCCGATCAGGGCCAGCGCGGCCGCCGCGATGGCTCCGAGCCGTCCGGCGGTCATGTCGCTGACGCCGGCGGCGACCATGTCCACCGACGTCGTCTCGTCGGCTTGTCTGTCGAGGAACATCTCCCAGAGATGTGACGTGGCCGTGAAGCCCGTAGCAGTAAGGGTCATGGGTCCAGCGTGGGGGAGGCCCGGCGCCGTGTCGTCGCCCAGGAAGCGGCTTCGGACGGCCGCGCCTACGTCGTGGCGCGTACGCGCCAGGTCGTCGCCAGTGTCCGGGCCGAGAACGACCAGCGTCGATGTCGATGCGCCCGATCGCCAGCCGGTCGACATGGCGGCGACCGTCGAGGGTGTGGCGTCCGGCGGGTACCACGTGGCGCCGCCTGTCGATCGCCTGGCGCCAGGGTCGAACCTCGTGGCTCGACACCGGCGTCACGCTCCTCGCGGCGCTGGCGGCCGCCACTGCCAGCTGAGGGCAATGCTGCACGTGGCCGAGCCGGCTGGCGAGCGCCGCTGGATCGCGTACGCCTGGCCGATCATCGTGGACGGCCTCGCGCTCGAGGCACTGCTGCGGGGTGAGCGTGGCGGGCCCCGGGTCGCTGGAACCTGCTGCACTGGTGCTCGGGATCGCCGTTGGTTGCTATCGATCCCCTGACCCTCGTCACATCAGGTGTCCACAAATCAGGCCTTTACACCGTTC
This region of Acidimicrobiales bacterium genomic DNA includes:
- a CDS encoding DUF6223 family protein, coding for MTLTATGFTATSHLWEMFLDRQADETTSVDMVAAGVSDMTAGRLGAIAAAALALIGIFLGGRALARSAGGTGSAPRTSMILGLIAIVLGGLVIATSDGSVGTGNGLGGAIVAIVTGLIALVLGGLARARSRREA